The Phalacrocorax carbo chromosome 23, bPhaCar2.1, whole genome shotgun sequence genome includes a window with the following:
- the PLEKHA6 gene encoding pleckstrin homology domain-containing family A member 6 isoform X2 → MSSKAGGKRPATITSEPSNHAMVSEVPPERPGGRASRSSRKGIAFGKRSNSMKRNPNAAVTKSGWLYKQASSGVKQWNKRWFVLVDRCLFYYKDEKEESILGSIPLLSFRVAAVQPSDNISRKHTFKVTVCWVEEMPASNEQSLSPQAEHAGIRTYFFSAENTEEQESWIQAMGEAARVQIPPTQRHEKPDSENIPPSKHHHHHRNATHREHPKADPDTKTRGEGDGRGSEKTERKSERTESKKEPLAKANGIAGQEVPSEPGSPYPEAPRVPASVERPPQANGWPYASPSRPGSTAYPPPDGESVAHRRGFAPRTNPEKIAQRKSSMTQLQQWVNSRRGNMPPEELRSPTRFYPVSRRVPDYYSPYSPQYPEDYQYYPPGVRPDSICSMPAYERVSPPWALEDKRHSFRNGGTYQLRDWKEHPGFGRQDVPLWLPGPGRQPTYLDEVDAASGSLRRMSLQPRSRSVPRSPSQGSYSRARVYSPVRSPSARFERLPPRGEEIYADPTTFMMRRSISSPKYDYLGDRRPIPAGMYPYHYPASPTVHDKMDELLDLQLQRNLEYLDQQMSESETLISMVNRMVETSSPRAQLYMQVTPFPEAYRETVHAYKISEQDTDKLLGKLCEQNKVLREQERLVQQLRAEKESLESALMGTHQELEMFGSQPAFPEKLLHKKESLQNQLINIRVELSQASTALANSTAEYESLESEVSALHDDLWEQLNLDIQNEMLNRQIQKEIWRIQDVMEGLRKNNPSRGTDTAKHRVAIGPSGTYSSNSPASPLSSASLTSPLSPFSLISGSQGSPTKPGPGEEPGPPRPPLPKSYVPLESPPTVPPLPGESRLWPYPTSPSWQQGGEAKRGQPKPSFEQSKKEVQRAAPTGPSAEGLPQSRQEQEAEKQAALNKVGIVPPRTKSPAEEEVVPVAGVPRRSTGGMANGLSSRERPKSAVFANETKVKMSVEEQIDRMKRHQSGSMKEKRRSLQLPGSQQPDIPSTKAPTSYKLVRRHRSIHEVDISDLEAALRSDDPGKVYETPQEEIARLRKMELEPQHYDVDINKELSTPDKVIIPERYVELEPDTPLSPEEMKEKQKKVERIKTLIAKSSLQNVIPLGEGEVDAPQDPETQLQEQEKRIEISCALAAEASRRGRMLSAQCATPSPPTSPASPTPPTNPLSSETSRVADNSHFMRV, encoded by the exons ATGTCAAGCAAAGCGGGTGGCAAGCGACCAGCAACCATCACCAGCGAGCCCTCCAACCACGCCATGGTGTCGGAGGTGCCCCCGGAGCGCCCCGGAGGCCGG gCTTCGCGCTCCTCCCGCAAGGGCATCGCCTTCGGGAAGCGCTCCAATTCCATGAAAAGGAACCCCAACGCAGCCGTGACCAAAAGCGGCTGGCTGTACAAGCAG GCCAGCTCAGGGGTAAAGCAGTGGAACAAGCGCTGGTTTGTGCTGGTGGATCGCTGCCTCTTCTACTACAAAG ATGAGAAAGAGGAGAGCATCCTGGGCAGCATCCCCCTCCTCAGCTTCCGCGTGGCAGCCGTGCAACCCTCCGACAACATCAGCAGGAAGCACACGTTCAAG gTGACGGTGTGCTGGGTGGAGGAGATGCCAGCGAGTAACGAGCAGTCCCTGTCTCCCCAGGCTGAGCATGCTGGCATCCGGACTTACTTCTTCAGCGCCGAGAACACGGAGGAGCAGGAGTCCTGGATCCAAGCCATGGGCGAAGCTGCCCGGGTGCAGATCCCCCCGACCCAGAG GCACGAGAAACCAGACTCTGAAAACATCCCCCCCagcaaacaccaccaccaccaccgcaACGCTACCCACCGTGAGCACCCCAAAGCCGACCCTGACACCAAGACCCGGGGGGAAGGCGATGGCCGTGGCTCGgagaagactgagaggaaaTCGGAGAGGACAGAGAGCAAGAAAGAGCCCTTGGCCAAAGCCAACGGCATCGCTGGGCAGGAGGTGCCCTCAGAGCCTGGCAGTCCTTACCCCGAGGCACCCCGGGTGCCGGCAAGCGTGGAGCGGCCACCCCAGGCCAACGGCTGGCCGTACGCATCTCCCAGCCGCCCCGGCAGCACCGCATACCCCCCGCCCGACGGGGAGAGCGTGGCCCACCGCCGGGGCTTTGCCCCCCGCACCAACCCTGAGAAGATCGCCCAGCGCAAGAGCTCCATGACgcagctgcagcagtgggtgAACTCGCGCCGGGGGAACATGCCCCCCGAGGAGCTGCGGAG ccccaccaggtTTTACCCCGTGTCTCGCCGAGTGCCCGACTACTATTCCCCCTACTCACCCCAGTACCCCGAGGACTACCAGTACTACCCGCCCGGGGTGCGCCCCGACAGCATCTGCTCCATGCCCGCCTACGAGCGGGTGAGCCCGCCCTGGGCACTGGAGGACAAGCGGCATTCCTTCCGCAACGGGGGCACCTACCAGCTCCGCGACTGGAAGGAGCACCCCGGTTTTGGCCGGCAAGATGTCCCGCTCTGGCTGCCCGGTCCTGGGAGGCAACCAACCTACTTGGACGAGGTGGATGCAGCCTCGGGCTCTCTGCGACGGATGTCActgcagccccgctcccgctccGTGCCCCGCTCGCCCAGCCAGGGATCCTACAGCCGGGCGCGGGTATACTCCCCGGTTCGCTCACCCAGCGCCCGCTTTGAGCGGCTGCCACCCCGGGGAGAGGAGATTTACGCTGACCCCACCACCTTCATGATGAGGCGATCCATCAGTTCTCCAAAG TATGACTATCTGGGCGACAGACGGCCCATCCCTGCGGGAATGTATCCGTACCACTATCCGGCATCCCCCACTGTCCATGACAAAATG GATGAACTTTTAGACCTTCAGTTGCAAAGAAACCTAGAGTATTTGGACCAGCAG ATGAGTGAGAGCGAAACCCTGATCAGTATGGTGAACAGGATGGTGGAGACCTCCTCCCCTAGGGCTCAGCTCTACATGCAA GTGACGCCCTTCCCGGAGGCCTACAGGGAGACAGTGCACGCCTACAAGATAAGCGAGCAAGACACTGAT AAGCTGCTGGGGAAGCTCTGTGAGCAGAACAAGGTGCTTCGGGAGCAGGAGAGGCTGGTGCAGCAGCTCCGAGCAGAGAAG GAGAGCCTGGAGAGTGCCCTGATGGGGACGCACCAGGAGCTGGAGATGTTTGGGAGCCAGCCCGCCTTCCCGGAGAAGCTGCTGCACAAGAAGGAATCACTCCAGAACCAGCTCATCAACATCCGCGTGGAGCTGTCGCAGGCCAGCACG GCCTTGGCAAATAGCACTGCTGAGTATGAGAGCCTGGAGAGCGAGGTGTCCGCCCTGCACGACGACCTCTGGGAGCAGCTGAACCTGGATATCCAA aACGAAATGCTCAACCGGCAGATCCAGAAGGAGATCTGGCGGATCCAGGATGTGATGGAGGGGCTGAGGAAGAACAACCCGTCCCGCGGCACAGACACTGCCAAGCATAGAG TGGCCATCGGCCCCTCGGGGACGTACAGCTCCAacagccccgccagccccctGAGCTCAGCCAGCCTTaccagccccctcagccccttCTCCCTCATCTCCGGCTCCCAGGGCTCGCCCACCAAGCCAGGACCCGGCGAG GAACCAGGCCCACCTCGACCTCCCCTCCCCAAGTCCTACGTACCCCTGGAGTCTCCTCCGACCGTTCCTCCGCTCCCCGGCGAGAGCCGCCTCTGGCCGTACCCCACCTCCCCTTCCTGGCAGCAAGGTGGCGAGGCGAAGAGGGGACAG CCCAAGCCAAGCTTCGAGCAGAGCAAGAAAGAGGTGCAGCGAGCAGCCCCCACCGGGCCGTCTGCTGAGGGGCTCCCGCAGAGCcggcaggagcaggaggcagagaagCAAGCGGCTCTCAACAAGG TGGGCATCGTCCCCCCCAGGACCAAGTctccagcagaggaggaggtggtgccTGTGGCTGGTGTGCCAAGGAGGAGCACCGGTGGCATGGCCAACGGGCTCAGCTCTCGG GAGAGACCAAAGAGCGCCGTGTTTGCCAACGAGACGAAGGTGAAGATGAGCGTGGAGGAGCAGATTGACCGCATGAAACGCCACCAGAGCGGCTCGATGAAGGAGAAGCGGCgcagcctgcagctccccgGCAGCCAGCAGCCCGACATCCCCAGCACAAAGGCACCCACCTCCTACAAGCTG GTGCGCCGGCACCGCAGCATCCACGAGGTGGACATCTCCGACCTGGAGGCAGCGCTGCGCTCCGATGACCCCGGCAAGGTCTACGAGACGCCCCAGGAGGAGATCGCCCGGCTGCGCAAGATGGAGCTGGAGCCGCAGCACTATGATGTGGACATCAACAAGGAG CTCTCCACGCCAGACAAAGTCATCATCCCTGAGCGGTATGTCGAACTGGAGCCTGACACGCCGCTCAGCCCTGAGGAGatgaaggagaagcagaagaagGTGGAAAGGATCAAGACACTTATTGCCAAATCCAG CCTGCAGAACGTCATCCCCCTGGGCGAGGGAGAGGTGgatgccccccaggaccccgaaacccagctgcaggagcaggagaaGAGGATAGAGATCTCATGTGCACTGGCTGCTGAGGCCTCCCGCCGGGGCCGCATGCTCTCGG
- the PLEKHA6 gene encoding pleckstrin homology domain-containing family A member 6 isoform X1 gives MSSKAGGKRPATITSEPSNHAMVSEVPPERPGGRVGAQSCAAWQAAAETGCRGSPRGLSGSSPLQASRSSRKGIAFGKRSNSMKRNPNAAVTKSGWLYKQASSGVKQWNKRWFVLVDRCLFYYKDEKEESILGSIPLLSFRVAAVQPSDNISRKHTFKVTVCWVEEMPASNEQSLSPQAEHAGIRTYFFSAENTEEQESWIQAMGEAARVQIPPTQRHEKPDSENIPPSKHHHHHRNATHREHPKADPDTKTRGEGDGRGSEKTERKSERTESKKEPLAKANGIAGQEVPSEPGSPYPEAPRVPASVERPPQANGWPYASPSRPGSTAYPPPDGESVAHRRGFAPRTNPEKIAQRKSSMTQLQQWVNSRRGNMPPEELRSPTRFYPVSRRVPDYYSPYSPQYPEDYQYYPPGVRPDSICSMPAYERVSPPWALEDKRHSFRNGGTYQLRDWKEHPGFGRQDVPLWLPGPGRQPTYLDEVDAASGSLRRMSLQPRSRSVPRSPSQGSYSRARVYSPVRSPSARFERLPPRGEEIYADPTTFMMRRSISSPKYDYLGDRRPIPAGMYPYHYPASPTVHDKMMSESETLISMVNRMVETSSPRAQLYMQVTPFPEAYRETVHAYKISEQDTDKLLGKLCEQNKVLREQERLVQQLRAEKESLESALMGTHQELEMFGSQPAFPEKLLHKKESLQNQLINIRVELSQASTALANSTAEYESLESEVSALHDDLWEQLNLDIQNEMLNRQIQKEIWRIQDVMEGLRKNNPSRGTDTAKHRVAIGPSGTYSSNSPASPLSSASLTSPLSPFSLISGSQGSPTKPGPGEEPGPPRPPLPKSYVPLESPPTVPPLPGESRLWPYPTSPSWQQGGEAKRGQPKPSFEQSKKEVQRAAPTGPSAEGLPQSRQEQEAEKQAALNKVGIVPPRTKSPAEEEVVPVAGVPRRSTGGMANGLSSRERPKSAVFANETKVKMSVEEQIDRMKRHQSGSMKEKRRSLQLPGSQQPDIPSTKAPTSYKLVRRHRSIHEVDISDLEAALRSDDPGKVYETPQEEIARLRKMELEPQHYDVDINKELSTPDKVIIPERYVELEPDTPLSPEEMKEKQKKVERIKTLIAKSSLQNVIPLGEGEVDAPQDPETQLQEQEKRIEISCALAAEASRRGRMLSAQCATPSPPTSPASPTPPTNPLSSETSRVADNSHFMRV, from the exons ATGTCAAGCAAAGCGGGTGGCAAGCGACCAGCAACCATCACCAGCGAGCCCTCCAACCACGCCATGGTGTCGGAGGTGCCCCCGGAGCGCCCCGGAGGCCGGGTGGGTGCCCAGAGCTGTGCGGCATGGCAGGCAGCAGCGGAGacggggtgccgggggagcccccggggacTGAGCGgctcctctcctctgcaggCTTCGCGCTCCTCCCGCAAGGGCATCGCCTTCGGGAAGCGCTCCAATTCCATGAAAAGGAACCCCAACGCAGCCGTGACCAAAAGCGGCTGGCTGTACAAGCAG GCCAGCTCAGGGGTAAAGCAGTGGAACAAGCGCTGGTTTGTGCTGGTGGATCGCTGCCTCTTCTACTACAAAG ATGAGAAAGAGGAGAGCATCCTGGGCAGCATCCCCCTCCTCAGCTTCCGCGTGGCAGCCGTGCAACCCTCCGACAACATCAGCAGGAAGCACACGTTCAAG gTGACGGTGTGCTGGGTGGAGGAGATGCCAGCGAGTAACGAGCAGTCCCTGTCTCCCCAGGCTGAGCATGCTGGCATCCGGACTTACTTCTTCAGCGCCGAGAACACGGAGGAGCAGGAGTCCTGGATCCAAGCCATGGGCGAAGCTGCCCGGGTGCAGATCCCCCCGACCCAGAG GCACGAGAAACCAGACTCTGAAAACATCCCCCCCagcaaacaccaccaccaccaccgcaACGCTACCCACCGTGAGCACCCCAAAGCCGACCCTGACACCAAGACCCGGGGGGAAGGCGATGGCCGTGGCTCGgagaagactgagaggaaaTCGGAGAGGACAGAGAGCAAGAAAGAGCCCTTGGCCAAAGCCAACGGCATCGCTGGGCAGGAGGTGCCCTCAGAGCCTGGCAGTCCTTACCCCGAGGCACCCCGGGTGCCGGCAAGCGTGGAGCGGCCACCCCAGGCCAACGGCTGGCCGTACGCATCTCCCAGCCGCCCCGGCAGCACCGCATACCCCCCGCCCGACGGGGAGAGCGTGGCCCACCGCCGGGGCTTTGCCCCCCGCACCAACCCTGAGAAGATCGCCCAGCGCAAGAGCTCCATGACgcagctgcagcagtgggtgAACTCGCGCCGGGGGAACATGCCCCCCGAGGAGCTGCGGAG ccccaccaggtTTTACCCCGTGTCTCGCCGAGTGCCCGACTACTATTCCCCCTACTCACCCCAGTACCCCGAGGACTACCAGTACTACCCGCCCGGGGTGCGCCCCGACAGCATCTGCTCCATGCCCGCCTACGAGCGGGTGAGCCCGCCCTGGGCACTGGAGGACAAGCGGCATTCCTTCCGCAACGGGGGCACCTACCAGCTCCGCGACTGGAAGGAGCACCCCGGTTTTGGCCGGCAAGATGTCCCGCTCTGGCTGCCCGGTCCTGGGAGGCAACCAACCTACTTGGACGAGGTGGATGCAGCCTCGGGCTCTCTGCGACGGATGTCActgcagccccgctcccgctccGTGCCCCGCTCGCCCAGCCAGGGATCCTACAGCCGGGCGCGGGTATACTCCCCGGTTCGCTCACCCAGCGCCCGCTTTGAGCGGCTGCCACCCCGGGGAGAGGAGATTTACGCTGACCCCACCACCTTCATGATGAGGCGATCCATCAGTTCTCCAAAG TATGACTATCTGGGCGACAGACGGCCCATCCCTGCGGGAATGTATCCGTACCACTATCCGGCATCCCCCACTGTCCATGACAAAATG ATGAGTGAGAGCGAAACCCTGATCAGTATGGTGAACAGGATGGTGGAGACCTCCTCCCCTAGGGCTCAGCTCTACATGCAA GTGACGCCCTTCCCGGAGGCCTACAGGGAGACAGTGCACGCCTACAAGATAAGCGAGCAAGACACTGAT AAGCTGCTGGGGAAGCTCTGTGAGCAGAACAAGGTGCTTCGGGAGCAGGAGAGGCTGGTGCAGCAGCTCCGAGCAGAGAAG GAGAGCCTGGAGAGTGCCCTGATGGGGACGCACCAGGAGCTGGAGATGTTTGGGAGCCAGCCCGCCTTCCCGGAGAAGCTGCTGCACAAGAAGGAATCACTCCAGAACCAGCTCATCAACATCCGCGTGGAGCTGTCGCAGGCCAGCACG GCCTTGGCAAATAGCACTGCTGAGTATGAGAGCCTGGAGAGCGAGGTGTCCGCCCTGCACGACGACCTCTGGGAGCAGCTGAACCTGGATATCCAA aACGAAATGCTCAACCGGCAGATCCAGAAGGAGATCTGGCGGATCCAGGATGTGATGGAGGGGCTGAGGAAGAACAACCCGTCCCGCGGCACAGACACTGCCAAGCATAGAG TGGCCATCGGCCCCTCGGGGACGTACAGCTCCAacagccccgccagccccctGAGCTCAGCCAGCCTTaccagccccctcagccccttCTCCCTCATCTCCGGCTCCCAGGGCTCGCCCACCAAGCCAGGACCCGGCGAG GAACCAGGCCCACCTCGACCTCCCCTCCCCAAGTCCTACGTACCCCTGGAGTCTCCTCCGACCGTTCCTCCGCTCCCCGGCGAGAGCCGCCTCTGGCCGTACCCCACCTCCCCTTCCTGGCAGCAAGGTGGCGAGGCGAAGAGGGGACAG CCCAAGCCAAGCTTCGAGCAGAGCAAGAAAGAGGTGCAGCGAGCAGCCCCCACCGGGCCGTCTGCTGAGGGGCTCCCGCAGAGCcggcaggagcaggaggcagagaagCAAGCGGCTCTCAACAAGG TGGGCATCGTCCCCCCCAGGACCAAGTctccagcagaggaggaggtggtgccTGTGGCTGGTGTGCCAAGGAGGAGCACCGGTGGCATGGCCAACGGGCTCAGCTCTCGG GAGAGACCAAAGAGCGCCGTGTTTGCCAACGAGACGAAGGTGAAGATGAGCGTGGAGGAGCAGATTGACCGCATGAAACGCCACCAGAGCGGCTCGATGAAGGAGAAGCGGCgcagcctgcagctccccgGCAGCCAGCAGCCCGACATCCCCAGCACAAAGGCACCCACCTCCTACAAGCTG GTGCGCCGGCACCGCAGCATCCACGAGGTGGACATCTCCGACCTGGAGGCAGCGCTGCGCTCCGATGACCCCGGCAAGGTCTACGAGACGCCCCAGGAGGAGATCGCCCGGCTGCGCAAGATGGAGCTGGAGCCGCAGCACTATGATGTGGACATCAACAAGGAG CTCTCCACGCCAGACAAAGTCATCATCCCTGAGCGGTATGTCGAACTGGAGCCTGACACGCCGCTCAGCCCTGAGGAGatgaaggagaagcagaagaagGTGGAAAGGATCAAGACACTTATTGCCAAATCCAG CCTGCAGAACGTCATCCCCCTGGGCGAGGGAGAGGTGgatgccccccaggaccccgaaacccagctgcaggagcaggagaaGAGGATAGAGATCTCATGTGCACTGGCTGCTGAGGCCTCCCGCCGGGGCCGCATGCTCTCGG
- the PLEKHA6 gene encoding pleckstrin homology domain-containing family A member 6 isoform X4, whose product MSSKAGGKRPATITSEPSNHAMVSEVPPERPGGRVGAQSCAAWQAAAETGCRGSPRGLSGSSPLQASRSSRKGIAFGKRSNSMKRNPNAAVTKSGWLYKQASSGVKQWNKRWFVLVDRCLFYYKDEKEESILGSIPLLSFRVAAVQPSDNISRKHTFKVTVCWVEEMPASNEQSLSPQAEHAGIRTYFFSAENTEEQESWIQAMGEAARVQIPPTQRHEKPDSENIPPSKHHHHHRNATHREHPKADPDTKTRGEGDGRGSEKTERKSERTESKKEPLAKANGIAGQEVPSEPGSPYPEAPRVPASVERPPQANGWPYASPSRPGSTAYPPPDGESVAHRRGFAPRTNPEKIAQRKSSMTQLQQWVNSRRGNMPPEELRSPTRFYPVSRRVPDYYSPYSPQYPEDYQYYPPGVRPDSICSMPAYERVSPPWALEDKRHSFRNGGTYQLRDWKEHPGFGRQDVPLWLPGPGRQPTYLDEVDAASGSLRRMSLQPRSRSVPRSPSQGSYSRARVYSPVRSPSARFERLPPRGEEIYADPTTFMMRRSISSPKYDYLGDRRPIPAGMYPYHYPASPTVHDKMDELLDLQLQRNLEYLDQQMSESETLISMVNRMVETSSPRAQLYMQVTPFPEAYRETVHAYKISEQDTDKLLGKLCEQNKVLREQERLVQQLRAEKESLESALMGTHQELEMFGSQPAFPEKLLHKKESLQNQLINIRVELSQASTALANSTAEYESLESEVSALHDDLWEQLNLDIQNEMLNRQIQKEIWRIQDVMEGLRKNNPSRGTDTAKHRVAIGPSGTYSSNSPASPLSSASLTSPLSPFSLISGSQGSPTKPGPGEEPGPPRPPLPKSYVPLESPPTVPPLPGESRLWPYPTSPSWQQGGEAKRGQPKPSFEQSKKEVQRAAPTGPSAEGLPQSRQEQEAEKQAALNKVGIVPPRTKSPAEEEVVPVAGVPRRSTGGMANGLSSRERPKSAVFANETKVKMSVEEQIDRMKRHQSGSMKEKRRSLQLPGSQQPDIPSTKAPTSYKLVRRHRSIHEVDISDLEAALRSDDPGKVYETPQEEIARLRKMELEPQHYDVDINKELSTPDKVIIPERYVELEPDTPLSPEEMKEKQKKVERIKTLIAKSSLQNVIPLGEGEVDAPQDPETQLQEQEKRIEISCALAAEASRRGRMLSAQCATPSPPTSPASPTPPTNPLSSETSRVADNSHFMRV is encoded by the exons ATGTCAAGCAAAGCGGGTGGCAAGCGACCAGCAACCATCACCAGCGAGCCCTCCAACCACGCCATGGTGTCGGAGGTGCCCCCGGAGCGCCCCGGAGGCCGGGTGGGTGCCCAGAGCTGTGCGGCATGGCAGGCAGCAGCGGAGacggggtgccgggggagcccccggggacTGAGCGgctcctctcctctgcaggCTTCGCGCTCCTCCCGCAAGGGCATCGCCTTCGGGAAGCGCTCCAATTCCATGAAAAGGAACCCCAACGCAGCCGTGACCAAAAGCGGCTGGCTGTACAAGCAG GCCAGCTCAGGGGTAAAGCAGTGGAACAAGCGCTGGTTTGTGCTGGTGGATCGCTGCCTCTTCTACTACAAAG ATGAGAAAGAGGAGAGCATCCTGGGCAGCATCCCCCTCCTCAGCTTCCGCGTGGCAGCCGTGCAACCCTCCGACAACATCAGCAGGAAGCACACGTTCAAG gTGACGGTGTGCTGGGTGGAGGAGATGCCAGCGAGTAACGAGCAGTCCCTGTCTCCCCAGGCTGAGCATGCTGGCATCCGGACTTACTTCTTCAGCGCCGAGAACACGGAGGAGCAGGAGTCCTGGATCCAAGCCATGGGCGAAGCTGCCCGGGTGCAGATCCCCCCGACCCAGAG GCACGAGAAACCAGACTCTGAAAACATCCCCCCCagcaaacaccaccaccaccaccgcaACGCTACCCACCGTGAGCACCCCAAAGCCGACCCTGACACCAAGACCCGGGGGGAAGGCGATGGCCGTGGCTCGgagaagactgagaggaaaTCGGAGAGGACAGAGAGCAAGAAAGAGCCCTTGGCCAAAGCCAACGGCATCGCTGGGCAGGAGGTGCCCTCAGAGCCTGGCAGTCCTTACCCCGAGGCACCCCGGGTGCCGGCAAGCGTGGAGCGGCCACCCCAGGCCAACGGCTGGCCGTACGCATCTCCCAGCCGCCCCGGCAGCACCGCATACCCCCCGCCCGACGGGGAGAGCGTGGCCCACCGCCGGGGCTTTGCCCCCCGCACCAACCCTGAGAAGATCGCCCAGCGCAAGAGCTCCATGACgcagctgcagcagtgggtgAACTCGCGCCGGGGGAACATGCCCCCCGAGGAGCTGCGGAG ccccaccaggtTTTACCCCGTGTCTCGCCGAGTGCCCGACTACTATTCCCCCTACTCACCCCAGTACCCCGAGGACTACCAGTACTACCCGCCCGGGGTGCGCCCCGACAGCATCTGCTCCATGCCCGCCTACGAGCGGGTGAGCCCGCCCTGGGCACTGGAGGACAAGCGGCATTCCTTCCGCAACGGGGGCACCTACCAGCTCCGCGACTGGAAGGAGCACCCCGGTTTTGGCCGGCAAGATGTCCCGCTCTGGCTGCCCGGTCCTGGGAGGCAACCAACCTACTTGGACGAGGTGGATGCAGCCTCGGGCTCTCTGCGACGGATGTCActgcagccccgctcccgctccGTGCCCCGCTCGCCCAGCCAGGGATCCTACAGCCGGGCGCGGGTATACTCCCCGGTTCGCTCACCCAGCGCCCGCTTTGAGCGGCTGCCACCCCGGGGAGAGGAGATTTACGCTGACCCCACCACCTTCATGATGAGGCGATCCATCAGTTCTCCAAAG TATGACTATCTGGGCGACAGACGGCCCATCCCTGCGGGAATGTATCCGTACCACTATCCGGCATCCCCCACTGTCCATGACAAAATG GATGAACTTTTAGACCTTCAGTTGCAAAGAAACCTAGAGTATTTGGACCAGCAG ATGAGTGAGAGCGAAACCCTGATCAGTATGGTGAACAGGATGGTGGAGACCTCCTCCCCTAGGGCTCAGCTCTACATGCAA GTGACGCCCTTCCCGGAGGCCTACAGGGAGACAGTGCACGCCTACAAGATAAGCGAGCAAGACACTGAT AAGCTGCTGGGGAAGCTCTGTGAGCAGAACAAGGTGCTTCGGGAGCAGGAGAGGCTGGTGCAGCAGCTCCGAGCAGAGAAG GAGAGCCTGGAGAGTGCCCTGATGGGGACGCACCAGGAGCTGGAGATGTTTGGGAGCCAGCCCGCCTTCCCGGAGAAGCTGCTGCACAAGAAGGAATCACTCCAGAACCAGCTCATCAACATCCGCGTGGAGCTGTCGCAGGCCAGCACG GCCTTGGCAAATAGCACTGCTGAGTATGAGAGCCTGGAGAGCGAGGTGTCCGCCCTGCACGACGACCTCTGGGAGCAGCTGAACCTGGATATCCAA aACGAAATGCTCAACCGGCAGATCCAGAAGGAGATCTGGCGGATCCAGGATGTGATGGAGGGGCTGAGGAAGAACAACCCGTCCCGCGGCACAGACACTGCCAAGCATAGAG TGGCCATCGGCCCCTCGGGGACGTACAGCTCCAacagccccgccagccccctGAGCTCAGCCAGCCTTaccagccccctcagccccttCTCCCTCATCTCCGGCTCCCAGGGCTCGCCCACCAAGCCAGGACCCGGCGAG GAACCAGGCCCACCTCGACCTCCCCTCCCCAAGTCCTACGTACCCCTGGAGTCTCCTCCGACCGTTCCTCCGCTCCCCGGCGAGAGCCGCCTCTGGCCGTACCCCACCTCCCCTTCCTGGCAGCAAGGTGGCGAGGCGAAGAGGGGACAG CCCAAGCCAAGCTTCGAGCAGAGCAAGAAAGAGGTGCAGCGAGCAGCCCCCACCGGGCCGTCTGCTGAGGGGCTCCCGCAGAGCcggcaggagcaggaggcagagaagCAAGCGGCTCTCAACAAGG TGGGCATCGTCCCCCCCAGGACCAAGTctccagcagaggaggaggtggtgccTGTGGCTGGTGTGCCAAGGAGGAGCACCGGTGGCATGGCCAACGGGCTCAGCTCTCGG GAGAGACCAAAGAGCGCCGTGTTTGCCAACGAGACGAAGGTGAAGATGAGCGTGGAGGAGCAGATTGACCGCATGAAACGCCACCAGAGCGGCTCGATGAAGGAGAAGCGGCgcagcctgcagctccccgGCAGCCAGCAGCCCGACATCCCCAGCACAAAGGCACCCACCTCCTACAAGCTG GTGCGCCGGCACCGCAGCATCCACGAGGTGGACATCTCCGACCTGGAGGCAGCGCTGCGCTCCGATGACCCCGGCAAGGTCTACGAGACGCCCCAGGAGGAGATCGCCCGGCTGCGCAAGATGGAGCTGGAGCCGCAGCACTATGATGTGGACATCAACAAGGAG CTCTCCACGCCAGACAAAGTCATCATCCCTGAGCGGTATGTCGAACTGGAGCCTGACACGCCGCTCAGCCCTGAGGAGatgaaggagaagcagaagaagGTGGAAAGGATCAAGACACTTATTGCCAAATCCAG CCTGCAGAACGTCATCCCCCTGGGCGAGGGAGAGGTGgatgccccccaggaccccgaaacccagctgcaggagcaggagaaGAGGATAGAGATCTCATGTGCACTGGCTGCTGAGGCCTCCCGCCGGGGCCGCATGCTCTCGG